A window of the Henckelia pumila isolate YLH828 chromosome 3, ASM3356847v2, whole genome shotgun sequence genome harbors these coding sequences:
- the LOC140893000 gene encoding kelch repeat-containing protein At3g27220-like: MPTAPVPRLDGFAIQIKNLLYVFSGYGSLDYVHSHVDVYNFTDNTWSGKFDTPKDMANSHLGMASDGRYIYVISGQPGPQCRGPTARTFALDTVTKKWKSLPPLPAPRYAPATQLWRGRLHVIGGSKENRYTPGVDHWSLLVKNGKAVERQWQKEVPIPRGGPHRACVVVDEKLYVIGGQEGDFMAKPGSPIFKCSRRHEVVYEDVYMLDGEMKWKTLTPMPKPNSHIESSWVVLNNSIIIVGGTTEKHPVTKRMILVGEVFQFHLDTLQWSIIGKLPYRIKTTLAGFWNGWLYFTSGQRDRGPNNPQPRKVVGEMWRTKVQL; this comes from the exons ATGCCAACAGCGCCTGTCCCTCGTTTGGATGGTTTCGCAATTCAGATCAAGAATCTTTTATATGTGTTCTCCGGATATGGAAGCCTTGATTAT GTGCATTCTCATGTTGATGTCTACAACTTTACGGATAATACTTGGAGTGGAAAATTTGATACACCAAAAGATATGGCAAATTCACATTTGGGAATGGCAAGTGATGgaagatatatatatgttatatctGGGCAACCTGGCCCACAGTGTCGTGGACCTACAGCTCGTACATTTGCACTGGATACCGTCACCAAAAAGTGGAAGAGCTTGCCACCTTTACCAGCCCCTAG GTATGCTCCGGCTACTCAACTTTGGAGGGGAAGGCTCCATGTGATCGGTGGAAGCAAAGAGAATCGCTATACACCTGGAGTAGACCATTGGAGTCTTTTGGTTAAGAATGGTAAGGCCGTTGAGAGGCAATGGCAAAAAGAAGTACCTATACCCCGAGGTGGACCACATAG GGCTTGCGTTGTTGTTGATGAGAAGCTTTATGTTATTGGTGGTCAAGAGGGTGATTTTATGGCAAAACCAGGGTCGCCTATATTCAAATGTTCTCGGAGGCATGAG GTGGTCTATGAGGATGTGTATATGCTTGATGGTGAAATGAAGTGGAAAACTTTGACCCCCATGCCGAAACCAAACTCCCATATAGAATCTTCTTGGGTGGTTTTGAACAACTCCATAATTATCGTGGGAGGCACAACAGAGAAACACCCGGTGACAAAAAGAATGATATTGGTTGGGGAGGTTTTTCAATTTCATTTGGATACACTG CAATGGTCTATTATTGGAAAGCTTCCATATCGCATAAAAACTACATTGGCTGGCTTCTGGAATGGGTGGCTCTATTTTACATCTGGACAGAGAGACAGAGGACCCAATAACCCGCAACCAAGAAAAGTAGTCGGAGAAATGTGGAGAACAAAAGTGCAGTTGTGA